The Mycobacterium paragordonae genome includes a region encoding these proteins:
- a CDS encoding substrate-binding domain-containing protein gives MGRHSKPDSGDSLPDREPEPFEAASDEPHEESFQEPSGGSGHEAPAAEPPADTWGAGRFGDEYGEPAADDYPDFGFRPADAEHPADAEHPADAEPPAEEPSGIAPPPPPFRASHRGLRDWQGGHRSAGGRRGVSIGVIVALVTVVVVVAGVILWQFIGDALSHRSHTAAATCAGGKDAVAVLADPSIADQVKELADGYNKQAGPIGDRCVDVTVKAANSDAVISGFIGKWPSDLGAQPGLWIPGSSISAARLSGAAGQKIISDSRSLVTSPVLLAIRPEFSQPLSKQNWAALPGLQSNPTSMANWGSLRLALPVGGNGDASFLAGEAIAAASAPAGAPPTSGSAAVRTLVSGQPKLPDDSLNEAMNALLKPGSKAEEVAAAPVHAVVTTEQQLFARGQSISDAKSKLGSWTPPGPVPVADYPTVLLSGSWLKQEQTTAASAFARYMHTPEQLAKLAKAGFRVNGVKPPSSPVTGFAALPSTLSVGDDAMRATLADTMATPSTGVAATIMLDQSLPNDDGGGKTRLANVIAALDNRIKALPPTAVIGLWTFDGHEGRAEVPAGPLADQVNGQPRSAALAAALDKQYSSGGGAVSFTTLRMIYQEMLANYRAGQENSILVITAGPHTDQSLDGPGLQDFIKNSADPAKPIAVNVIDFGGDPDRATWEAVARLSGGNYQNLPTSAGPDLGTAVSNFLS, from the coding sequence ATGGGTAGGCACAGCAAGCCCGACTCCGGGGATTCCCTGCCCGATCGCGAACCGGAGCCGTTTGAGGCGGCGTCCGATGAGCCTCATGAGGAGTCTTTCCAGGAGCCTTCCGGGGGTTCGGGGCACGAGGCGCCTGCCGCTGAGCCGCCCGCCGATACCTGGGGTGCCGGTCGCTTCGGTGACGAGTACGGGGAGCCTGCCGCCGACGACTACCCCGACTTCGGGTTCCGCCCGGCCGACGCGGAGCACCCGGCCGACGCGGAGCACCCGGCCGACGCGGAGCCGCCGGCCGAAGAGCCGTCGGGGATAGCCCCCCCGCCGCCGCCGTTCCGGGCCAGCCACCGCGGACTGCGGGATTGGCAGGGCGGGCACCGCAGTGCCGGTGGCCGGCGCGGTGTCAGCATCGGCGTCATCGTCGCCCTGGTCACCGTCGTCGTCGTAGTCGCCGGAGTGATCCTGTGGCAGTTCATCGGTGACGCGCTGTCGCACCGTTCGCACACGGCCGCCGCGACCTGCGCGGGCGGCAAAGACGCCGTCGCCGTCCTGGCCGACCCGTCGATCGCCGACCAGGTGAAGGAGCTCGCGGACGGCTATAACAAGCAGGCGGGCCCGATCGGCGACCGCTGTGTCGACGTCACCGTCAAAGCCGCCAACTCCGACGCCGTCATCAGCGGCTTCATCGGCAAATGGCCGTCCGACCTGGGTGCCCAGCCTGGCCTGTGGATCCCGGGAAGTTCGATCTCCGCGGCCCGCCTGTCCGGTGCCGCCGGGCAGAAGATCATCAGCGACAGCCGCTCGCTGGTGACCTCGCCGGTCCTGCTGGCGATCCGGCCCGAGTTCAGCCAGCCCCTGTCCAAACAGAACTGGGCGGCACTGCCTGGCCTGCAATCGAACCCGACGTCCATGGCGAACTGGGGATCGTTGCGGCTGGCACTGCCGGTCGGCGGCAACGGCGACGCGTCATTCCTGGCCGGTGAGGCCATCGCGGCGGCGTCGGCACCGGCGGGCGCGCCGCCGACGTCCGGCAGCGCCGCGGTGCGCACCCTGGTGAGCGGGCAACCCAAACTGCCCGACGACTCGCTGAACGAGGCGATGAACGCTCTGCTCAAGCCGGGTTCGAAGGCAGAGGAGGTCGCGGCCGCGCCCGTGCATGCCGTCGTCACCACCGAGCAGCAACTGTTCGCCCGCGGCCAGTCGATCTCGGATGCCAAGAGCAAGTTGGGTTCCTGGACTCCGCCCGGCCCGGTTCCGGTGGCCGACTACCCGACCGTGCTGCTCAGTGGCTCCTGGCTCAAGCAGGAGCAGACCACCGCCGCCAGCGCCTTCGCGCGGTACATGCACACACCCGAACAACTCGCGAAGCTGGCGAAGGCGGGATTCCGGGTCAACGGCGTCAAACCGCCGAGCAGCCCGGTGACCGGCTTCGCGGCCTTGCCCTCCACCCTCTCGGTCGGAGACGACGCCATGCGAGCGACGCTGGCCGACACCATGGCCACCCCGTCGACCGGGGTCGCCGCCACGATCATGCTCGACCAGTCGCTGCCCAACGACGACGGCGGCGGCAAGACCCGGCTGGCCAACGTCATCGCGGCTCTCGACAACCGGATCAAGGCGTTGCCGCCCACGGCGGTCATCGGACTGTGGACGTTCGACGGCCACGAAGGACGGGCCGAAGTGCCGGCCGGGCCGCTGGCCGACCAGGTCAACGGTCAGCCGCGCTCGGCGGCGCTGGCGGCGGCGCTGGACAAGCAGTATTCGTCCGGCGGCGGCGCGGTCTCGTTCACCACGCTGCGCATGATCTATCAGGAAATGCTGGCGAATTACCGTGCCGGACAAGAGAACTCGATTCTGGTGATCACCGCCGGACCGCACACCGACCAGAGTCTGGACGGCCCCGGGCTGCAGGATTTCATCAAGAACAGTGCCGACCCCGCCAAGCCCATCGCGGTCAACGTCATCGATTTCGGTGGGGACCCGGACCGGGCCACCTGGGAAGCGGTTGCCCGG